One genomic segment of Paenibacillus sp. FSL H8-0332 includes these proteins:
- a CDS encoding DRTGG domain-containing protein, protein MEGQGDNITKHEQLLQHIESLKVGTKISVRKLAKEMGVSEGTAYRAVKEAENLGIVITKERIGTVRVEKKPRNISEQLTFGDVVDIVEGHVLGGAEGLNKHLHKYVIGAMKVDAMIRYIDADSLLIVGNRDDVHSLALEQGAGVLVTGGFGTSREVKTLADELDLPVISSRHDTFTVASMINRAIFDRLIKKKIMLVEDIVEGKLRLNTLKISSTVGELRELAQASGEQRFPVTDEWHRVIGIIGRRDVEDLSEGQSIEKAMVRSPVTAALQTSLASAAQIMMWEGIDFLPIVDRNRKLVGSVTRREVLQSLRDASNQPQLGETFDHLIWNGFADERDEEGRLFFHGFITPQMATDLGTISEGVLSTLMTLSACKAAKDITGNDYVLDNMSTYFIRPVQIEHSITVMPKLLEISRRTCKLEIEISYMDTIVAKAVLMLQSIDHG, encoded by the coding sequence TTGGAAGGTCAAGGCGATAATATCACAAAGCATGAACAACTGCTGCAGCACATTGAAAGTCTGAAGGTAGGAACCAAGATCTCCGTCCGCAAGCTGGCGAAGGAGATGGGGGTCAGCGAAGGTACGGCTTACCGTGCGGTGAAGGAAGCGGAGAACCTGGGAATCGTCATCACCAAGGAACGGATCGGTACGGTCCGGGTGGAGAAGAAGCCGCGGAATATTTCCGAACAACTGACCTTCGGGGATGTCGTAGATATTGTTGAGGGGCATGTGCTTGGCGGAGCAGAGGGTCTGAACAAGCATCTTCATAAATATGTGATCGGTGCGATGAAGGTCGATGCCATGATCCGGTACATCGATGCCGACAGCCTGCTGATCGTAGGGAACCGCGATGATGTGCATTCGCTTGCGCTGGAGCAGGGGGCAGGGGTTCTTGTAACGGGGGGCTTCGGCACCAGCCGTGAGGTCAAAACGCTGGCCGATGAGCTTGACCTGCCGGTAATCTCGTCCAGACATGATACGTTTACGGTGGCTTCGATGATTAACCGTGCGATTTTTGACCGGCTGATCAAGAAGAAGATTATGCTGGTCGAGGATATCGTGGAGGGCAAGCTGCGGCTGAACACGCTCAAAATCTCCAGCACCGTAGGAGAGCTGCGTGAACTGGCACAGGCCAGCGGCGAGCAGCGGTTCCCGGTCACGGATGAGTGGCACCGGGTTATCGGGATTATAGGCCGGCGTGATGTGGAGGATCTCAGCGAAGGGCAGAGCATCGAGAAGGCGATGGTGCGCAGTCCGGTCACCGCTGCACTCCAGACCTCGCTGGCTTCGGCGGCGCAGATTATGATGTGGGAGGGGATCGATTTTCTGCCCATTGTGGACCGTAACCGCAAGCTCGTGGGGTCGGTCACCCGGCGTGAAGTGCTGCAGAGCCTGCGCGACGCCAGCAATCAGCCGCAGCTGGGAGAGACATTTGATCATCTGATCTGGAACGGGTTCGCGGATGAGCGGGATGAGGAGGGCAGGCTGTTCTTCCACGGCTTCATTACCCCGCAGATGGCGACCGATCTGGGGACGATCTCGGAGGGAGTTCTGTCCACCCTAATGACCCTGTCCGCCTGCAAAGCAGCCAAGGACATTACCGGGAACGACTATGTACTGGACAATATGTCAACCTATTTCATACGTCCGGTACAGATTGAGCATTCCATCACCGTCATGCCGAAGCTGCTGGAGATCAGCCGCCGTACCTGTAAGCTGGAGATTGAAATCAGCTATATGGATACCATTGTAGCCAAGGCCGTTCTGATGCTGCAGTCGATTGACCACGGGTAG
- a CDS encoding YtpI family protein yields MDKLQSQDTECPAEATLTARSSTKELLFMIMFIKYLLFALLVIFMVCAAAYSISSRRSTDPLVQGTKRSIMNMLLGGMLVTLSLMSMFMFRGSTLNVVIETAFLLLGLFNVFSGLRSYSYYSRMRSRS; encoded by the coding sequence GTGGACAAATTACAATCACAGGATACAGAGTGCCCGGCTGAGGCTACGCTGACTGCCCGGTCTTCCACAAAGGAGCTGCTGTTCATGATTATGTTCATTAAGTATCTGCTGTTTGCCCTGCTCGTTATCTTCATGGTATGCGCCGCTGCGTACAGCATCTCTTCCCGCAGAAGCACCGACCCGCTCGTTCAAGGAACCAAGCGCTCAATCATGAACATGCTGCTGGGCGGAATGCTGGTCACGCTTTCACTCATGTCGATGTTCATGTTCCGCGGCTCGACGCTTAACGTGGTCATTGAGACTGCTTTTCTGCTGCTGGGCCTGTTCAATGTCTTCTCGGGACTGCGCAGCTACAGCTACTACAGCCGGATGCGCAGCAGAAGCTGA
- a CDS encoding YtrH family sporulation protein, whose translation MDIFLSKAVLDFFIAFGIVLGGAMLGGIGAVVSLQPPTDTMLEIADRIKIWALAAAVGGTIDPMRVIESNMLGGNLSPAIKQILYLVFAFLGAHMGSELVKWVCGK comes from the coding sequence ATGGATATTTTCTTAAGCAAGGCCGTCCTCGACTTCTTCATCGCGTTCGGCATAGTGCTGGGTGGAGCGATGCTGGGCGGAATCGGAGCCGTCGTCTCTCTTCAACCGCCAACCGATACCATGCTGGAAATCGCAGACCGGATTAAGATATGGGCACTAGCTGCCGCTGTAGGCGGAACCATCGACCCGATGCGGGTCATTGAGAGCAATATGCTGGGAGGCAATCTCTCTCCGGCCATCAAGCAGATTCTCTACCTCGTGTTCGCCTTCCTGGGCGCTCATATGGGCAGTGAGCTGGTCAAGTGGGTCTGCGGCAAGTAG